From Herbaspirillum sp. WKF16:
CGCATGCAGCCGTTTTTCATGAATCAAGTCCCGCCTGTGCCGCTGTGCCGGCATCCTGAACCTGACGGTTCAAGTTGGCTGCAGTAGTTCAATTTCGGGTTCATCGGACTAGCGACGCGCTCACCTATCGAACGATCCCACAACCTATGCTCGTAAATGGTTCAAGGAATATATGGCAATCGCGAACACGGCAGGAGATGAAAGTCTAACGCAATCGGCGATCCAGTCCAAGGCCTGCGTGTAAAAATATAAAGTGAATTTGTAACGAAACGGCCTTGCGCGCGGCGCGTTTTTTCTTTTCATTTTTTCATCCCCTTCATCATCCCTGCGCGACGGGACTCCGCAGCATGCCATCATCGGCAAACGGGTTGCGCATCTGGCAAGGTTTTCCGTGAGGAACGCCGCATCAGGGCCGGCGCCGCAATGAAAAACGGCCGTCGCATGACGGCCGTTTTTCATTCCTGGCAAGGGCGCACGCGGCGTATCGCGCAAGACGATCAGAACAGTTTTTCCTGGGGCGCCAGCGCCTGGTCCAGCACATCGTTGATGGCGGCGACCTGCTGTTTCCATTCGGCGATGGTGAGGCCGGCGAAGGGGCCGTCGGCCTGCTGCGCGCCGAGCAGTTCGGCGGCGATGCCCAGGGCCGCCATGACGGCGATGCGGTCGGTGCCCTTGATCTTGCCGGCGTCGCGGATGGTGCGCATCTTCTGGTCGAGGTAGGCGACCGCGTGATGCAGCGCCGCCTGTTCGCCTTCGCGGCAGGCCAGGGTATAGGGTTGGCCCATGATGGTGGCCTGGATCTGGATCACGCTGCTCATGCGGCCTCCTCGGTAGTCTCAGCCGGCTCTGCCGGCGCCGGTTCCGGCAGCTCGGCCAGCGCCACGGCGACGCGCTGGAAGGCTTCGTCGATGCGCTGGTTCAACTGCGCATTGTCTTCCGTCAGCGTTTTGACGTTACGGCGCAACTCGGCGTTTTCGTCGCGCAGGGATTGCGCCAGGCGCGCTAGCTGCGCGACCTTGTCGGCCAGTTGCTGGAATTCTGAACTCATCTTGGGTGGTCGCTGGAGAGGGATTGAAACGCAATCGCCAATTGTCGAGGATCGCGCAATTATATGCTGCATTGGCGGGGTCGGACACCATATCGGCCGCCGAGTTGCAGCGCGGCCGGGTTTGTTTCAATTGCCGGCCGGGCCGCCGCGGCGCGCATGTCGCGGCGACCCGCCTTCCATGCCTTCATTCCCCGCGGCGACCGGACTGCCCGCGAAAACGCAGCAGGCCCTGCTGCACTACGAAGTTGTCGAGGGCGGTCAGCAGCGGATGGTATTTTTCGCTGTTCTTTTCCAGCTGCATGAGCGCATAGCAGGAAGCCTCCAGCGTGGACAGCTGGTCCGACCGATGGGCCTTGCGGATCATGTATTGCGAGGTCGGGGTATCGCGCAGCGCCAGGCGCGGCAGGGACTGCAGCAAGGGATTCTGGAACAGCATCTTGCGGCTCTTGCGCCAGGTGCCGTCCACGATCACCAGGCGCAGGCGTTCCAGCTTGTGCTTGCCGTCCACCAGCATGGCGCGCGCGTCGAAGCGCGAGGTGGCGGGCAGGCTGGCGTCGTCGGTGTAGAGCAGGACCGGTTGTACCGGTTGCGCGGCGTCGCCGTCGGCCTGGGGTAGCGAGGAGGGCGCGTGCAGCAGCGCCTGCAGGTGCTCGGGCGCGAAGCTCTCGCCGATCTCCAGCTTGCTGTAGGGCAGGCTCATGTGCAGCAGGCGCGCGGTGTTCTTGGCATTGGATGCTTCCATCGGGTGCTGCAGGATCAAAATGTCGACAGCCGGAGTGATGGGGGAAACCCAATTGCAGATGCAGGCGCTTTGGGCGCGCTGGCAGTGCGGGCAGAGCGGGCGACGCTGTTGAAGAGAATCTTGGGCTGGCATTGATATTGGCATCGGTGTCCTGGAGTTGGGGCGGCTCGCCTGCTTGCCGCTGCGAGGCAGCGCGGCAGGGCCAGCCGGAATAAGTTTCATCCTTGCATCGCCGACGGCGAAAAATTCGTAAACTTCGCCGGATGGGTAGCGTGGCTTGCCCGATCTCCTGAGTCAATCGGCGTTCGACGAACATTTTCTAGTTGTTTTTCTGGTGTCACTCGAAATTGTTCGAGCCTCGTGCTTGCTCCCGCAAGGGATCCAGCAGGTGCCGCAGGGCGTTGTGATCCAGCTCGTACATCAGCGCCAGCAGGCCGCCCAACTCTCCGCGCGGAAACCCCTCGCGCGCGAACCACGCCAGGTAGTGGCCGGGCAGGTCGGCGATCAGGCGTCCCTGGTATTTCCCGTAGGGCATGGAGCGGGTCAGCAGCAAGGCGAGGTGTTCAGGCGTCATGTCGGCCATCCGATGCAATGCGGGCCGGAACGATGCCGGCCCATGGTTTTATAATGGTCAGGCCGCTGTCGGTCCGATGCGGCTTTCACGTTGCGCACCCTTGCCCATGAGCCCTCGCCGATCGCATCCCTCCGCCGCTTCCGCATCGCCCGCCGACGATCCCGCGCCGACGCCGCCGGTGGAGCCGGCGCTGGAAGACTGCTGCGGCAGCGGGTGCGCGTCCTGCATCTTCGATATCTACGAACGGGAGCGCGAGCGCTACCGGGAGGCGCTGGCGGCCTGGAACGCGCGCCAGGCGGAGCGTTCCGCCCGCCGGTGAGGCGCGGCGCGGGCCTGGCCTAGACGCGCAGGTAATCCTCGCGTCCGCCCAGCCAGCGCGCCAGATGGCGGTCGACAATGTCCGGCGCGTGCTGCAGCAGCGCCTGCGCGGTGTCGCGCGCCTTTTCCACCAGCCATTGGTCGGTGGCGAGGTCGGCGAAACGCAGCATGGCGTCGCCGGACTGGCGCGCGCCCAGGAATTCGCCGGGGCCGCGGATGTCGAGGTCGCGCCGCGCGATCTCGAAGCCGTCGGTAGTCTCGCGCATGGTGGCCAGCCGCTCCTTGGCGGTGCCGCCCAGCGGCCCCTGGTACATCAGCAGGCACACGCTGGCGGCCGAGCCGCGGCCGACGCGACCGCGCAGCTGGTGCAGCTGCGACAGGCCGAAGCGCTCGGCATGCTCAATCACCATCAGCGAGGCGTTGGGCACGTCCACACCGACTTCGATCACCGTGGTCGCCACCAGCACATGCACCGCGCCACGGCTGAACCCTTCCATCACGATCTGTTTTTCCACCGGCTTCATGCGTCCGTGCACCAGCCCGATGGTCAGGCCGGGCAGGGCGGCCGACAGCGCGGCATGGGTGTCGGTGGCGGTTTGCAGCTCCAGCGCCTCGGACTCCTCGATCAGCGGGCAGACCCAATAGATCTGCTTGCCCTCCAGCGCCGCCGCATGCACGCGCTCGACCACTTCGTCGCGCCGGTTCTGGTCGATCACGCGGGTGACGATGGGCGAGCGGCCCGGCGGCAATTCGTCGATCACCGACACTTCGAGGTCGGCGTAATAGGTCATCGCCAGCGTGCGCGGGATCGGCGTGGCCGACATCATCAGCTGGTGCGGCACCGATGTCGCTTCGGCGTCGGCCGGATTGAAGCTCTTGTTGCGCAGGGCCAGGCGCTGTCCCACGCCGAAGCGGTGCTGCTCGTCCACGATCACCAGCCCGAGGTTCTCGAACTGCACCGTGTCCTGGATCAGCGCATGCGTGCCCACCACCAGGCGCGCGGCGCCGGATTCGATGTGGGCCAGGGCCTCGGTCTTTTCTTTCTTCTTTTGGCTGCCGGAGAGCCAGGCCACGCCTACGTCCAGCGGCTCCATCCAGGCGGCGATCTTGCGGAAATGCTGTTCGGCCAGGATCTCGGTAGGCGCCATCAGCACCGCCTGGCAGCCGCTGTCGATGGCCTGGGCCGCCGCCAGCGCCGCCACCACGGTCTTGCCGCTGCCGACGTCGCCCTGCAGCAGGCGCTGCATGGGGAAGGACTCGCGCAGGTCGGCGCGTATCTCTTCCAGCACGCGCTCCTGCGCGCCGGTCAGCTTGAAGGGCAGCACCTTGACCAGTTCCTCGGTGATGCGCCCGGTCACCGGCAGCGCGCGCGAGGTCTTGGCGCGGCGCGCGGCCTGGGCGCGCTTGAGCGACAGCTGCTGCGCAAGCAGCTCATCGAACTTCATGCGGATCCAGGCCGGGTGCGAGCGCTCCACCAGGGCATGTTCGTCCACGTCTGGCGGGGGATTGTGCAGCAAGCGTACGGAAGATTCGAACGGCGCCAGCTTGAGGGTCTCGCGCATCGAGTCCGGCAGCGTGTCGCTCCAGTCCAGCCGGCTGACGGCGCCGGCAATGGCCTTGCGCAGGTAAGCCTGCGACAGCCCTTCGCCGGCCGGATAGACGGGAGTGAGCACGTCCGGCAGCGGCGCGCCTTCATTGACCACCTTGTATTGGGGATGCACCATCTCGGCGCCGAAGAAGCCGTGGCGCAGCTCGCCGCGCACGCGCACCCGCGTGCCCTCGGCCAGTTGCCGCTGCTGGCTGCCGTAGAAGTTGAGGAAGCGCATGGTCAGCTGCGCAGTATCGTCGCCGACCGTGACAATCAGCTGGCGGCGCGGCCGGAACTGCACCTCGCAGGCGGTGACCAGGCCCTCCACCTGCACCATCTGCAGCCCGCGCATGGAGGCCTCGGCGATGGTCATCAGCGTGGTCTCGTCCTCGTAGCGCAAGGGCAGGTGCAGCGCCAGGTCCATGTCGTTATGCAGGCCCAGCTTGGCGAGCTTGTTTTCGGGCTTGGCGCTCTCCTTGGCCGCAGGCTTGCCTTTGGCGGCAGTTTTCCGGGGCGGCGTCTTGCCGGTGGTTTTTTTCGCGGTGACGGGCATGGGCAGAGCGGGTGTCCGACGGCGCAGGACGATGAAAAGAATGCGCTATTGTACTGTGATTAATTACAGTATCAATTGTCCGTTGCACTCGCCGCGCCCATTGCGCCCGCTAGGGCGCCGGGCAGCTCGCCGGCTTGGACCACGGCGCGCGCATGACCAGCCGCGTGCCGTTGAGGTCGATATCGCGCTGGCGCGGCGCCAGCCACTGCAGCGGGCCGGCCTGGACGGCTTTCTTCAGGCGGTTGCGGCAATCGGCGTCGAGCTCGAAGCGGCCCAGCATCTCCCAGCGGCCATCCGCGGCGGCAAACAGGGACGGTTCATCCTGTTCGCTGAACATCAGGATCTGTTGCTGTCCCTGCTGTCCGATCAGATAGGCTTCGCAGGGTGCGCCATGATTGCGCAGGCAAGATGGCAGCATGTACTGGCCGGACTCCCATTGCGTTGCGATGAAGTCCGGCGGCAGCACGCTTCCGGCCGGATAGACCCGCACGTTGGCGGACACGTCCGGTCGCGGCGGCGGACTGGACCTGCTTGACCAGCGCTCGGGCTGCTGCAGCGCCAGCCGCGCCTGTTCGCCGGCGGCGCCCCGGCTCAGCTGGTGCAAGGCCTGCAGGCCGAAGCGCGCGCTCTCGAAACGCAGGAACCGGAAATCGAACTCCGCCGTTGGTGTGCGGCCCTGCAGCAGGCGCGCCATCTGGCTGTTCACCGCGATCCTGGCAGGATCGGCCAGCGGCGACAGCACGGCCACGAATACGGCCAGGATCGCCAGGCTGGCGGCGATGTTGAATGGCGCCAGCAGGGGCGGCGCCTGTCGCCGGCGCAGCGCCGCCCAGGCGTAGCCGGTGGCATAGATGGCGGCGACCAGCATGGTCAGGGCGGCGCCGATGCGGCTCACGCTCCAGCCGTATTGCGCCACGCGCAGGCCCAGCGCGTAGATGGCCAGGGCCACCAGCGGCGCCGGCAGCAGGCAGGACAGGCGCAGGCAGGCCGCCATGAAGCGGTTCGACGCCACCGGGGCGGCGCCGTCCTGGTAGACCATGTTGATCAGCACCACCAGCAGCGCCGTCGCGCCCAGCAGCACCGACGATGCCCGGCGCGTCTGCCACAGCGGCTGCAGGCCGGTCGCCGCCAGGCTCGCAAGGAAGCCGGCGACGATCAGCAGCGCCAGCGGCAACAGCCAGGACAGCACCGTCAGCAACAGCCGGCGCACGCCCGAAATGATGCCCGGCCTGACGTCGGTCAGGTGCAGCGCGCTGCAAAAGGCCAGCGTAGTGACCGGGATGGCGAACCAGCTCTCCTGCAGCAGTTGCCTCGGGAACTCCAGGCGCACCAGCGCGAACAGCGCGGCCCCGATCTCCAGCACCAGCCACAGCAGCAGCGTGAACAGCAGTGCGAAGGCGATCTGCAACGCCAGCTTCCAGGCCAGCGAGAAGTAGCTCTGGTAGCGCGCGATACGGCGGCCGTCCGCGTGGCCGGCCAGCACCATGGATTGCGCGATGAACAGGCCCATCGCCAGCAGCGCCCCCAGCAGCGGGGAAGGCGCCAGGTTGGTCTTGTCCTCGCCGCGCCAGCCGGCCAGCGCGGCGCCTTCAAGCAACTGGCTGAGGTCGGTGCGCCAGGCGTCGTAGAGGGCCAGCGCCGTCAGCAGCACGGCCAGCCCCGCCACCCACAGCAGCAGCTTGCGGCGGGGCAGGTGAACCATGCCCGAGACCGCAGCCAGCGGCACGAACGCGACGAGCAGCAACAGCGGCTTGAACAGCAGCGCGTCAGTCGCCGGCCAGGTCCTGGCGCTCAGGCTGCGATAAAGGAAGTAGAGCGCCAGGCCCTGGGCCAGGCCGATCGCCATGCGCCGCATGCCGGTTCCCGGCGGCACGGCCGGTTGCGCGTCGCTGGCCTCTTCGGGGAGCATGGCGGCGGCGGATTGGGGTGGGGGTGTTTGCATGGGCAATCTCTCAGTGGCCGCAGGGCGGTAAGCCGCTCAGGCTAGGGTGAAAACGTTGGCAGCGCGCAAGGAGAGCGTAAAATAGCAGGTTTGACGCGCGTTTTTGACGCCGCGCTCCCCGTTTTTGCAGGTTGTCATCCATGTATTCCCTCTCCGATTTCGATTTCGAACTGCCGCCCGAGCTGATCGCGCAGACCCCGCTGGCCGAGCGCAGCGCCTCGCGCCTGCTGCAGGTGGACGGCGCGCAACTGACCGACCGCCGTTTCGCCGACATCGTCGGCCTGCTCAACCCCGGCGACCTGCTGGTCTTCAACGACACCCGCGTGCTCAAGGCGCGCTTCTTCGGCGTCAAGGAAACCGGCGGCAGGATCGAGGCGCTGGTCGAGCGCGTGCTCGATCCCCGCACCGTGCATGCCCAGGTGCGCGCCTCCAAGTCGCCGCCGCCGGGCACCAGGATCCGCCTGGCCGACGCCTTCGAGGTGACCGTGGGCGAGCGCTTCGGCGAGTTCTTCACGCTGCATTTCCCGTCCGACGTCTTCGAATTGCTGGAGCAATACGGCAGCCTGCCGCTGCCGCCCTACATCGAGCACGAGGCCGATTCCTACGACGAGACCCGCTACCAGACCGTCTACGCCAAGGCGCCCGGCGCGGTCGCCGCGCCCACCGCCGGCCTGCACTTCGACCAGGCCCTGCTGGAGCAACTGGCCGCGCGCGGCGTGGGGCAGGCCTTCGTCACGCTGCACGTGGGCGCCGGCACCTTCCAGCCGGTGCGGGTGGAAGACCTGTCGCAGCACCAGATGCACAGCGAGTGGTACACCATCCCGCAAGCCACGGTGGATGCGGTGCGCGCCGCCAAGGCCGGCGGCGGGCGTGTGATCGCGGTCGGCACCACCAGCATGCGCGCGCTGGAATCCGGCTCGCAGGGCGGACAGCTGGAGGCCGGCAGCGCCGACACCCGCCTGTTCATCACGCCCGGCTATACCTTCAAGACCGTGGACCGGCTGGTGACCAATTTCCACCTGCCCAAGTCGACGCTGCTGATGCTGGTCTCGGCCTTCGCCGGCTACGAGCACATCCGCGCCGCCTATGCGCACGCGATCGCGCAGAAATACCGTTTCTTCAGCTATGGCGACGCCATGCTGCTCACCTGCAACCGAGCATAACCGGGACCCGACATGCTGGAATTCACCCTCTTAAAGACCGACGGCCGTGCCCGCCGCGGCCGCGTCAAACTGAACCACGGCACCGTTGAGACGCCGATCTTCATGCCGGTCGGCACCTACGGCTCGGTCAAGGCCATGTCGCCGCTGGAATTGAATGAGATCGACGCCCAGATCATCCTCGGCAACACCTTCCACCTGTGGCTGCGCCCGGGGCTGGAGGTGGTTTCCAAGTTCGGCGGGCTGCACAAGTTCATCGGCTGGGACAAGCCCATCCTGACCGACTCCGGCGGCTTCCAGGTGTTCTCCCTGGGCGAGATGCGCAAGATCACCGAGGAGGGCGTGCACTTCGCCTCGCCCATCAACGGCGACCGCCTGTTCCTCTCGCCCGAGATCTCGATGCAGATCCAGCGCGTGCTGAACTCCGACATCGTCATGCAGTTCGACGAATGCACGCCCTACGAGATCGACGGCCGTCCCGCCACCCGCGAGGAAGCCGGCAAGTCCATGCGCATGTCGCTGCGCTGGGCCAAGCGCTCCAAGGACGAGTTCGATCAAGGAGAAAATCCCAACGCGCTGTTCGGCATCGTGCAGGGCGGCATGTTCGAGGACCTGCGCGACGAGTCGCTGGCCGGCCTGCAGGAACTGGGTTTCGACGGTTTCGCCATCGGCGGGCTGTCGGTGGGCGAGCCCAAGGAAGACATGATGCGCGTGCTGGAGCACGTCGGCCCGCGCCTGCCGGCCGACAAGCCGCACTACCTGATGGGCGTGGGCACGCCGGAAGACCTGGTGGAAGGCGTGGCCAACGGCGTGGACATGTTCGACTGCGTCATGCCCACCCGCAACGCGCGCAACGGCTGGATCTTCACCCGCTACGGCGACGTCAAGATCAAGAACGCCAAGTACAAGGACGACGAGCGTCCCTACGACGAGACCTGCGAGTGCTACGCCTGCAAGAACTTCTCGCGCGCCTACCTGCACCACCTGCACCGCGCCGGCGAAATCCTCGGCGCGCGCATGAACACCGTGCATAACCTGCACTACTACCTGGAACTGATGCAGGAGATGCGCGACGCCATCGATGCCGGCAGCTTCCAGGCCTTCGTCGCCAAGTTCAAGGAAGACCGGGCGCGCGGGGTTTGAGTGTTGTCGCAATGGGCGTGATTCGTTGTGCCGCCGTCGGCGCGGCATGACAAACGCCACTGGGTTCCGGCCTTCGCCGGAACGACGAGAAGGTGGGGCTCGTACGGCTAGAGGACTAAGTTCTTTCTTGCCCGTCGTCCTGACGCAGGTCAGGACCCAGCGTCGTTCAGCGGTCGTCGCGGCATGACTGATGTCGCTGGATCCCGGCATTCGCCGGGATGACGGAGCTAAATGGTCGGTCTCTTGCCTGCACGCGATCAGGCGCGGCCAGCTCGCCAGCCCGTCACCATGTCCCGCAACTGCCGCCGGATCACCTTGCCGGTGGTCGTCATCGGCAGCTCCTCCACGAAGTACACCTCGCGCGGATATTCATGCGCCGCCAGCCGCGTCTTGACGTGCTGCTGCAGCGCGCGCTTCATGGCGTCGTCGCCGTCGAAGCCGGCGTTCAACACCACGATGGCCACCACGATCTCGGTGCGCTCCGCATCCGGCGCGCCCACCACCGCCGCCATCTTCACCGCCGTGTGCTGCAGCAGGTTGTCCTCGATCTCGCCGGGGCCGATGCGGTAGCCGGCCGAGGTGATCACATCGTCGTCGCGGCCGACGAAGCGGATGTAGCCGTCCTCGTCCTTGGCGCCGGTATCGCCGGTGAGCAGCCAGTCGCCGGCGAACTTGGCGGCGGTGGCTTCGGGTTTGTTCCAGTACTGCAGGAACATCACCGGGTCGGGGCGCAGCACGGCGATGTTGCCCTGCGCGCCGGCCGGCAGCGGCGCGCCCCGGTCGTCCACGATCTCCACCCGATGGCCGGGCGCGGCGCGGCCGATGCTGCCGGGACGGCAGGGCATCACCGCGGCATTGGACGACACCGTCATGTTGCATTCGGTCTGGCCGTAGAACTCGTTGATGGTCAGGCCGAAGGTCTTGCGGCCCCAGTCCAGCAGTTCGGCCCCGAGCGACTCGCCGCCGCTGGCCACCGAGCGCAGCGCCAGCTTCCAGCGTTGCTCCGGATCGGCCACGGTGCGCATCATCTTCAGCGCTGTCGGCGGCAAGAAGCAATTGCGCACGCCGTGATCCTGCAGCAGCCCGAAGGCGGCCTCGCCGGTGAACTTCTCGAAGCGGTGCGCCACTACCGCCACGCCGTGGTGCCAGGCCGGCAGCAGCACGTCCAGCAAGCCGCCGATCCAGGCCCAGTCGGCCGGCGTCCAGATGCGGTCGCCGTCCAGCGGGAAGAGGTTGTGCGACATCTCCACGCCCGGCAGGTGGCCCAGCAGCACCCGGTGCGCATGCAGCGCGCCCTTGGGCTGGCCGGTGGTGCCGGAGGTGTAGATGATCACCGCCGGGTCGTCGGCGCGGGTGGCGACCGGCGTGAACGCTTCGCCCTGTTCGGCCAGCGCTGCGTGCAGGTCCACCGCGCCGGGCTGGGGGCCGTCGATGGTGAATACTGTCCTGAGCGCGGGCAGCTGGCCGCGGATGCCGGCCAGCTTGGCCGCGCCCTCGGCATTGGTCACCACGATCTTTGCGCCGCTGTCGTGCAGGCGGTATTGCAGCGCCTCGACCCCGAACAGGGCGAACAGGGGGATGGCGATGCAGCCGCTCTTGTAGGCGGCCACGTGCGAGAAGGCGGTTTCCGGCGCCTGCGGCAGCAGGATGCCGATGCGCTCGCCGCGCTGCGCGCCGTGCGCGCGCAGCAGGTTGGCCATGCGGTTGGAGAGCGCGCGCATCTGGCCGAAGCTGTAATGGCGCACGCCGCCGTCGCGCGCAATGTGGATCAGCGCCAGCCGGTCGGGCTCGCGCTCGGCCCACTTGTCGCAGACGTCGACGCCGATGTTGTAGTGTTCGGGAATGTTCCAGCGAAAGCCCGAGGCGATCGCCTCGTAGCTTTGCGGCGCGGTGGGCAGCATGCGTGGTCTCCTGGTTGCCGGTCTTGTTGGTTTTGTTTGCCACTGTACAAGTTTTGCCTGCCGCCGGCGATGCCGTTTTGATAACGCCGCGCGGGCGTCGGCGGGCAAAGCGGGCCGAACGCGCGCAAACCGCCGGCAAATCGCGCCGAAAATCCATAAATGGATCTTGATCTCCGGCAAGCCGTCCCGATTTGCCGGTATAGCGCCTGCGCAGTGCTAGAATGCAGGGCTATTTTTCAATCAACCTTTGGAGCCTTACGTGTTTATTTCCGACGCCTACGCGCAAACGGCAGCAGCAGCCCCCGGCGGCATGCTGGGCAACCTGACCAGCTTCCTGCCGATCATCCTGATGTTCGTCGTGCTGTACTTCCTGATGATCCGCCCGCAGATGAAGCGTCAGAAAGAACAGAAGTCGATGATGGACGCGCTGGCCAAGGGCGACGAAGTCGTCACCTCCGGCGGCATCCTGGGCAAGATCACCAAGGTGGCCGATGCCTACATCACGATCGAAGTGTCGGAAGGCAACGAGATCGTCGTGCAGAAGGGCGCCGTCACCACCCTGCTGCCCAAGGGCACCATCAAGGGCCTGTAATCCGGCCGCGCGGAACCCATGGGCGCATCGCTGATGCGCCCATGTTTTTAGGGTTCTGAACAAGGCGGCAGGCCACTGCCGCCCATTCTGGAAGCAAGAAGCACAAGACCATGAATCGTTACTCTCTCTGGAAATACGTACTGATCGTCGTCGCCCTGCTGTTCGGCGTGATCTACACCGTCCCGAACTTCTTCGGCGAGTCTCCCGCCGTGCAGATCAGCAGCGCCAAGTCGACCCTGAAGGTCGAGGCCAGCGTGGCCGGCCGCGTCGACGAGATCCTGAAACAAGGCAAGCTGCCCGCAGAGAGCGTGGCGTTCGACAACAGCGGCGCCCAGCCGTCGGTGCGCGCGCGCTTCGCCACCACCGACATCCAGTTCAAGGCCAAGGCCTTGCTGGAGCAGCAACTCAATACCGATCCCAGCGATCCGACCTACATCGTCGCCTTCAACCTGCTGCCCAACACCCCGCAATGGCTGCAAAGCCTGCACGCCTTCCCGATGTACCTGGGCCTGGACTTGCGCGGCGGCGTGCACTTCCTGATGCAGGTTGACATCAAGGCGGTGTTGAACAAACGGCTGCAAGGCCTGCAGTCCAGCGTGCGCAGCCTGCTGCGCGACAAGAACATCCGCCAGTCGGGTATCAGCCGCAGCGGCGACGCCATCGAGATTTCCTTCCGCGACGCCGACACCCGCAGCAAGGCGCGTTCGGTCCTCGGCGAGCTGCAGGAACTGGTGCTGGCCGACGCCGGCGCCGGCGACGACCTCAAGCTGGTCGCCACGCTGCGCCCCGAGGCCTTGAAGCAGACCCAGGAAGACGGCGTCAAGCAGAACATCTCCACCCTGTCCAAGCGCGTCAACGAGCTGGGCGTGGCCGAGCCGCTGATCCAGCGCCAGGGCGCCGACCGCATCGTGGTCGAGCTGCCGGGCGTGCAGGACGTCTCGCGCGCCAAGGACATCATCGGCCGCACCGCCACCCTGGAAGTGCGTATGGTCGACGAGAGCGTGGTGCGCGGCACCGAGGAAACCACCGCCATCCCGTTCGGCTCCGAGCTGTTCAAGATCGGCAAGGGCGCGCCGGTGGTGCTCAACAAGGAACCGGTGCTCACCGGCGACTACATCGCCAACGCCTCGGCCAGCTTCGACGAGAACCACCAGGCCGCGGTCAGCATCGACCTCAACGGCGACGGAGGCCGCAAGATGCGCGAAGCCACCCGCGAGCGCGTCGGCAAGGCCATGGCCATCGTGCTGTTCGAAAAGGGCAAGGGCGAAGTCCTGACGGTGGCGACCATCCGCTCCGAACTGGGCTCGCGCTTCCAGATCACCGGCATGGGTTCGCCCGAAGCCGCCGGCGACCTGGCGCTGCTGCTGCGCGCGGGCTCCCTGGCCGCGCCGATGGACATCATCGAAGAGCGCACCATCGGCCCGCAGCTTGGCGCCGACAACATCAGCAAGGGCTTCAACTCGGTGCTGTACGGCTTCGCCGCGATGGCTGTCTTCATGATGATCTACTACCAGCTGTTCGGCTTCTTCAGCGCGCTGGCGCTGTCGATCAACGTGCTGCTGCTGGTGGCGCTGCTGTCCACGCTGCAGGTCACGCTGACCCTGCCCGGCATCGCCGCGATCGCGCTGGCGCTGGGTATGGCGATCGACTCCAACGTGCTGATCAACGAGCGCATCCGTGAAGAGCTGCGCGCCGGCAATTCGCCGCAGGCGGCGATCGCGGCCGGCTTCGACCGCGCCTGGGCGACCATCCTCGACTCCAACGTCACCACCCTGATCGCCGGCCTGGCGCTGCTGATCTTCGGTTCGGGCGCCATCCGCGGCTT
This genomic window contains:
- a CDS encoding acyl-CoA synthetase, which codes for MLPTAPQSYEAIASGFRWNIPEHYNIGVDVCDKWAEREPDRLALIHIARDGGVRHYSFGQMRALSNRMANLLRAHGAQRGERIGILLPQAPETAFSHVAAYKSGCIAIPLFALFGVEALQYRLHDSGAKIVVTNAEGAAKLAGIRGQLPALRTVFTIDGPQPGAVDLHAALAEQGEAFTPVATRADDPAVIIYTSGTTGQPKGALHAHRVLLGHLPGVEMSHNLFPLDGDRIWTPADWAWIGGLLDVLLPAWHHGVAVVAHRFEKFTGEAAFGLLQDHGVRNCFLPPTALKMMRTVADPEQRWKLALRSVASGGESLGAELLDWGRKTFGLTINEFYGQTECNMTVSSNAAVMPCRPGSIGRAAPGHRVEIVDDRGAPLPAGAQGNIAVLRPDPVMFLQYWNKPEATAAKFAGDWLLTGDTGAKDEDGYIRFVGRDDDVITSAGYRIGPGEIEDNLLQHTAVKMAAVVGAPDAERTEIVVAIVVLNAGFDGDDAMKRALQQHVKTRLAAHEYPREVYFVEELPMTTTGKVIRRQLRDMVTGWRAGRA
- the yajC gene encoding preprotein translocase subunit YajC codes for the protein MLGNLTSFLPIILMFVVLYFLMIRPQMKRQKEQKSMMDALAKGDEVVTSGGILGKITKVADAYITIEVSEGNEIVVQKGAVTTLLPKGTIKGL
- the secD gene encoding protein translocase subunit SecD, whose protein sequence is MNRYSLWKYVLIVVALLFGVIYTVPNFFGESPAVQISSAKSTLKVEASVAGRVDEILKQGKLPAESVAFDNSGAQPSVRARFATTDIQFKAKALLEQQLNTDPSDPTYIVAFNLLPNTPQWLQSLHAFPMYLGLDLRGGVHFLMQVDIKAVLNKRLQGLQSSVRSLLRDKNIRQSGISRSGDAIEISFRDADTRSKARSVLGELQELVLADAGAGDDLKLVATLRPEALKQTQEDGVKQNISTLSKRVNELGVAEPLIQRQGADRIVVELPGVQDVSRAKDIIGRTATLEVRMVDESVVRGTEETTAIPFGSELFKIGKGAPVVLNKEPVLTGDYIANASASFDENHQAAVSIDLNGDGGRKMREATRERVGKAMAIVLFEKGKGEVLTVATIRSELGSRFQITGMGSPEAAGDLALLLRAGSLAAPMDIIEERTIGPQLGADNISKGFNSVLYGFAAMAVFMMIYYQLFGFFSALALSINVLLLVALLSTLQVTLTLPGIAAIALALGMAIDSNVLINERIREELRAGNSPQAAIAAGFDRAWATILDSNVTTLIAGLALLIFGSGAIRGFAVVHCLGILTSMFSAVFFSRGVVNLWYGRKKKLSGLAIGQIWKPSGDVLTTSGKASAKREAK
- the tgt gene encoding tRNA guanosine(34) transglycosylase Tgt, with protein sequence MLEFTLLKTDGRARRGRVKLNHGTVETPIFMPVGTYGSVKAMSPLELNEIDAQIILGNTFHLWLRPGLEVVSKFGGLHKFIGWDKPILTDSGGFQVFSLGEMRKITEEGVHFASPINGDRLFLSPEISMQIQRVLNSDIVMQFDECTPYEIDGRPATREEAGKSMRMSLRWAKRSKDEFDQGENPNALFGIVQGGMFEDLRDESLAGLQELGFDGFAIGGLSVGEPKEDMMRVLEHVGPRLPADKPHYLMGVGTPEDLVEGVANGVDMFDCVMPTRNARNGWIFTRYGDVKIKNAKYKDDERPYDETCECYACKNFSRAYLHHLHRAGEILGARMNTVHNLHYYLELMQEMRDAIDAGSFQAFVAKFKEDRARGV